In a genomic window of Rhinoderma darwinii isolate aRhiDar2 chromosome 10, aRhiDar2.hap1, whole genome shotgun sequence:
- the LOC142662475 gene encoding nicotinamide N-methyltransferase-like: MMDSSPHKVYHEHDFDSRQYLEHYFSDKSDMAYGDDVLKFPIENLRHVFAVGHINGDILIDLSVSSLVHHLYSASEFFENIIVLKVNNRCIMELKRWVDDRTGAFYWGHTSALHQETEENSDQFEDKEGKLRSAIQHVVKYDLEKENMTDPLILPPADCVISASLLDYISKDQDDYIRYLRKFSGLLKPGGHLILIGSLDKTYYTVGKDKFHGFTYNEDFVRKVLVGEGFIIDYCKVKERTAVSDLTDYKAMMIIAAHKEK, translated from the exons ATGATGGATTCCAGTCCCCATAAGGTCTATCATGAACATGACTTTGATTCCAGACAATATTTGGAGCATTACTTTTCAGATAAATCTGACATGGCCTATGGTGATGACGTTTTGAaatttcccattgaaaatctCCGACATGTTTTCGCAGTGG GTCATATTAATGGAGACATCTTGATTGACCTCAGTGTTAGTTCCTTGGTTCATCATCTATATTCAGCCTCTGAGTTTTTTGAAAACATCATCGTGCTGAAGGTCAATAACAGATGCATCATGGAGCTGAAGAGATGGGTGGACGACCGTACGGGAGCATTTTATTGGGGCCACACATCAGCACTTCATCAAGAGACAGAAGAAAATAG tgatcAGTTTGAGGACAAAGAAGGAAAACTGAGATCAGCCATTCAACATGTTGTGAAATACGACCTGGAGAAAGAAAATATGACAGACCCGCTGATCTTACCACCAGCCGATTGTGTCATCAGTGCTAGTCTCCTGGATTATATTAGCAAAGATCAAGATGATTACATCAGATATCTGAGGAAGTTCTCTGGGTTGCTAAAACCTGGAGGACACCTCATATTAATTGGGAGTTTAGATAAAACATATTATACAGTTGGAAAAGACAAGTTCCATGGTTTCACATATAATGAGGATTTTGTCAGGAAAGTTCTAGTTGGAGAAGGCTTTATCATTGATTACTGTAAGGTCAAGGAGAGAACGGCTGTCAGTGATCTTACTGACTATAAAGCCATGATGATCATTGCAGCTCACAAGGAGAAGTAG
- the LOC142662373 gene encoding nicotinamide N-methyltransferase-like, producing the protein MDSSPHKLYHVHGFDSRLFLEHYFSDKPDMAFGDDSLKFVIENFRHVFSVILIKVDILIDLSLGSFVHHLYSACEFFKNIIVLKVNNRCIMELKRWVDERTGAFYWGHTSTLLQEKEENSDQFQDQEAKLRSAIQHIVKYDLEKENMTEPLVLPPADCVISAGLLDVISKDQDDYIRYLRKFSRLLKSGGHLIIMGGLNTTYFQVGKDKFHVFTYDEDFVRKVLVGEGFIIDYCNVEERTAVSDLIDHKSIIFIAAHKGN; encoded by the exons ATGGATTCCAGTCCCCATAAGCTCTATCATGTACATGGCTTTGATTCCAGACTATTTCTGGAGCATTACTTCTCAGATAAACCTGACATGGCCTTTGGAGATGACTCCTTGAAATTTGTGATTGAAAATTTTAGACACGTTTTCTCA GTCATATTAATTAAAGTTGACATCTTGATTGACCTCAGTCTTGGTTCCTTTGTTCATCATCTATATTCAGCCTGTGagtttttcaaaaacatcatagtCCTGAAGGTCAATAACAGATGCATCATGGAACTGAAGAGATGGGTGGACGAACGTACGGGAGCATTTTATTGGGGCCACACATCAACACTCCTacaagagaaagaagaaaacag TGATCAGTTTCAGGATCAGGAAGCAAAACTGAGATCAGCCATTCAACATATTGTGAAATACGACCTGGAGAAAGAGAATATGACAGAGCCGCTGGTCTTACCACCAGCCGATTGTGTCATCAGTGCTGGTCTCCTGGACGTTATCAGCAAAGATCAAGATGATTACATCAGATATCTGAGGAAGTTCTCTCGGCTGCTGAAAAGTGGTGGACACCTTATAATAATGGGAGGTTTAAATACAACATATTTTCAGGTTGGAAAAGACAAGTTCCATGTTTTCACATATGATGAGGATTTTGTCAGGAAAGTTCTAGTTGGAGAAGGTTTTATCATTGATTACTGTAATGTCGAGGAGAGAACGGCTGTCAGTGACCTTATTGACCATAAGTCCATCATATTCATTGCAGCTCACAAGGGGAATTAG